In a genomic window of Melopsittacus undulatus isolate bMelUnd1 chromosome 1, bMelUnd1.mat.Z, whole genome shotgun sequence:
- the TRA2A gene encoding transformer-2 protein homolog alpha isoform X2, whose translation MSDVEENNFEGRESRSQSKSPAGSPARVKSESRSGSRSPSRASKHSESHSRSRSKSRSRSRRHSHRRYTRSRSHSHSHSHRRRSRSRSYTPEYRRRRSRSHSPMSNRRRHTGSRANPDPNTCLGVFGLSLYTTERDLREVFSRYGPLTGVNVVYDQRTGRSRGFAFVYFERIDDSKEAMEHANGMELDGRRIRVDYSITKRAHTPTPGIYMGRPTHSGGGGGGGAGRRRDSYYDRGYDRGYDRYEEYDYRYRRRSPSPYYSRYRSRSRSRSYSPRRY comes from the exons ATGAGCGACGTGGAGGAAAACAACTTCGAGGGGAGG GAGTCTCGCTCCCAGTCAAAATCTCCAGCTGGGAGTCCTGCTCGTGTAAAATCGGAGAGCAGGTCAGGATCTCGCAGTCCATCGCGGGCCTCCAAACATTCTGAATCGCACTCTAGGTCAAGATCAAAATCAAG ATCCAGGTCCAGAAGACACTCGCACAGACGTTATACTCGTTCcagatcccattcccattctcaTTCCCATAGGAGACGTTCTCGAAGCAGATCGTACACACCAGAATACCGTCGCCGAAGGAGCCGTAGTCATTCTCCAATGTCCAACAGGAGAAGGCACACTGGCAGCAGA GCTAATCCAGATCCTAATACCTGCCTTGGAGTGTTTGGTCTCAGTTTGTATACCACTGAGAGAGATTTGCGTGAAGTCTTTTCCCGTTATGGACCTCTGACTGGTGTCAATGTGGTTTATGATCAACGGACTGGACGATCAAGAGGATTTGCTTTCGTCTATTTTGAGAGAATTGATGATTCTAAAGAG GCAATGGAGCATGCAAACGGTATGGAGCTGGATGGCAGGAGGATTCGTGTGGATTACTCAATCACCAAAAGAGCACATACGCCCACCCCAGGCATCTACATGGGCAGGCCAACACA TAGTGGAGGAGGTGGTGGCGGTGGAGCCGGTCGTCGCCGTGACTCGTATTATGATAGGGGGTATGACAGAGGATATGACAGATATGAGGAATATGACTACAGATACAG gAGACGATCACCATCGCCTTATTATAGCCGATACCGATCACGATCAAGGTCCCGTTCCTATAGTCCAA GGCGCTACTGA
- the TRA2A gene encoding transformer-2 protein homolog alpha isoform X3: MSDVEENNFEGRESRSQSKSPAGSPARVKSESRSGSRSPSRASKHSESHSRSRSKSRRRSRSRSYTPEYRRRRSRSHSPMSNRRRHTGSRANPDPNTCLGVFGLSLYTTERDLREVFSRYGPLTGVNVVYDQRTGRSRGFAFVYFERIDDSKEAMEHANGMELDGRRIRVDYSITKRAHTPTPGIYMGRPTQFFLNSSGGGGGGGAGRRRDSYYDRGYDRGYDRYEEYDYRYRRRSPSPYYSRYRSRSRSRSYSPRRY; encoded by the exons ATGAGCGACGTGGAGGAAAACAACTTCGAGGGGAGG GAGTCTCGCTCCCAGTCAAAATCTCCAGCTGGGAGTCCTGCTCGTGTAAAATCGGAGAGCAGGTCAGGATCTCGCAGTCCATCGCGGGCCTCCAAACATTCTGAATCGCACTCTAGGTCAAGATCAAAATCAAG GAGACGTTCTCGAAGCAGATCGTACACACCAGAATACCGTCGCCGAAGGAGCCGTAGTCATTCTCCAATGTCCAACAGGAGAAGGCACACTGGCAGCAGA GCTAATCCAGATCCTAATACCTGCCTTGGAGTGTTTGGTCTCAGTTTGTATACCACTGAGAGAGATTTGCGTGAAGTCTTTTCCCGTTATGGACCTCTGACTGGTGTCAATGTGGTTTATGATCAACGGACTGGACGATCAAGAGGATTTGCTTTCGTCTATTTTGAGAGAATTGATGATTCTAAAGAG GCAATGGAGCATGCAAACGGTATGGAGCTGGATGGCAGGAGGATTCGTGTGGATTACTCAATCACCAAAAGAGCACATACGCCCACCCCAGGCATCTACATGGGCAGGCCAACACA gtttttcctGAATAGTAGTGGAGGAGGTGGTGGCGGTGGAGCCGGTCGTCGCCGTGACTCGTATTATGATAGGGGGTATGACAGAGGATATGACAGATATGAGGAATATGACTACAGATACAG gAGACGATCACCATCGCCTTATTATAGCCGATACCGATCACGATCAAGGTCCCGTTCCTATAGTCCAA GGCGCTACTGA
- the TRA2A gene encoding transformer-2 protein homolog alpha isoform X1: MSDVEENNFEGRESRSQSKSPAGSPARVKSESRSGSRSPSRASKHSESHSRSRSKSRSRSRRHSHRRYTRSRSHSHSHSHRRRSRSRSYTPEYRRRRSRSHSPMSNRRRHTGSRANPDPNTCLGVFGLSLYTTERDLREVFSRYGPLTGVNVVYDQRTGRSRGFAFVYFERIDDSKEAMEHANGMELDGRRIRVDYSITKRAHTPTPGIYMGRPTQFFLNSSGGGGGGGAGRRRDSYYDRGYDRGYDRYEEYDYRYRRRSPSPYYSRYRSRSRSRSYSPRRY, from the exons ATGAGCGACGTGGAGGAAAACAACTTCGAGGGGAGG GAGTCTCGCTCCCAGTCAAAATCTCCAGCTGGGAGTCCTGCTCGTGTAAAATCGGAGAGCAGGTCAGGATCTCGCAGTCCATCGCGGGCCTCCAAACATTCTGAATCGCACTCTAGGTCAAGATCAAAATCAAG ATCCAGGTCCAGAAGACACTCGCACAGACGTTATACTCGTTCcagatcccattcccattctcaTTCCCATAGGAGACGTTCTCGAAGCAGATCGTACACACCAGAATACCGTCGCCGAAGGAGCCGTAGTCATTCTCCAATGTCCAACAGGAGAAGGCACACTGGCAGCAGA GCTAATCCAGATCCTAATACCTGCCTTGGAGTGTTTGGTCTCAGTTTGTATACCACTGAGAGAGATTTGCGTGAAGTCTTTTCCCGTTATGGACCTCTGACTGGTGTCAATGTGGTTTATGATCAACGGACTGGACGATCAAGAGGATTTGCTTTCGTCTATTTTGAGAGAATTGATGATTCTAAAGAG GCAATGGAGCATGCAAACGGTATGGAGCTGGATGGCAGGAGGATTCGTGTGGATTACTCAATCACCAAAAGAGCACATACGCCCACCCCAGGCATCTACATGGGCAGGCCAACACA gtttttcctGAATAGTAGTGGAGGAGGTGGTGGCGGTGGAGCCGGTCGTCGCCGTGACTCGTATTATGATAGGGGGTATGACAGAGGATATGACAGATATGAGGAATATGACTACAGATACAG gAGACGATCACCATCGCCTTATTATAGCCGATACCGATCACGATCAAGGTCCCGTTCCTATAGTCCAA GGCGCTACTGA